One region of Lactobacillus johnsonii genomic DNA includes:
- a CDS encoding HIT family protein, translating into MTELEKDCLFCKIIRGEIPSYTVFENDDVKAFLDISQVTKGHTLIIPKKHLVNFFDYSQEDAARFLQYIPVIAQAIKKSDPTIKGLNVEVNNGEIAGQVVMHSHIHLIPRRSENDPVSTPHVNNADEYSEEDYQAVASAIKSNL; encoded by the coding sequence TTATTTTGTAAAATCATTAGAGGAGAAATTCCTTCTTACACAGTTTTTGAAAACGACGATGTCAAAGCTTTTCTTGATATTTCTCAAGTAACTAAAGGACATACTCTCATTATTCCTAAGAAGCACTTAGTTAACTTCTTTGATTATAGCCAAGAAGATGCTGCTAGATTTTTACAATATATTCCTGTTATTGCACAAGCAATTAAAAAGTCTGATCCAACTATTAAGGGATTGAATGTTGAAGTAAACAACGGTGAAATCGCTGGACAAGTTGTAATGCATTCACATATTCATTTAATTCCACGTAGAAGCGAAAATGATCCTGTTTCTACTCCTCATGTAAACAATGCAGATGAATATTCAGAAGAAGATTATCAAGCAGTTGCAAGCGCTATCAAAAGCAATCTATAA
- a CDS encoding YtxH domain-containing protein — protein sequence MSGFLLGILTGTVAGGLLSYAKNPLSGNSIRSDVKDSADNFTDSVHRVKTIYDELEEKRMEQPKEENKTEETDTTETPSDEEVEVSDRPSLKDKAHDLVDAFSAASFKAVDHDRVFAAVKNKLNEAKEDLEDASDDVKDATEDEEKVDSNSGASEEEHKEEN from the coding sequence ATGTCTGGATTTTTATTAGGAATTCTTACAGGTACTGTTGCAGGTGGCTTATTGTCATACGCTAAGAATCCATTAAGTGGTAACTCAATCAGAAGTGATGTTAAGGACTCTGCAGATAATTTCACTGATTCAGTTCACCGGGTTAAGACAATTTACGATGAACTCGAAGAAAAGAGAATGGAACAACCTAAAGAAGAAAACAAGACTGAAGAAACAGATACTACTGAAACTCCAAGTGACGAAGAAGTTGAAGTTTCTGACCGTCCTTCACTCAAGGACAAGGCTCATGATTTAGTTGATGCTTTCTCTGCTGCTTCATTCAAAGCTGTTGACCATGACCGTGTCTTTGCTGCAGTTAAGAATAAATTAAATGAAGCAAAAGAAGATCTTGAAGACGCAAGCGATGATGTTAAGGACGCTACTGAAGATGAAGAAAAAGTAGATAGTAACTCTGGCGCAAGCGAAGAAGAACATAAGGAAGAAAATTAA
- a CDS encoding YtxH domain-containing protein, with translation MKFFGIGLGLGSLAGLGISLLPNPQTGHKVKEDVRLFLNGTKNDASALVTSTKQATQAANELMNNLPQAEQTVKDIQNNLTDFQSSIKPEVDQMKENVSNLTKEAKDTADGIKNEL, from the coding sequence ATGAAATTTTTTGGAATCGGATTAGGTTTAGGAAGCTTAGCAGGATTGGGGATCTCTCTTCTTCCAAATCCACAAACTGGCCATAAAGTTAAAGAAGATGTTCGGCTCTTTTTAAATGGCACAAAAAATGATGCTTCTGCATTAGTTACCAGTACAAAGCAAGCTACACAAGCTGCTAATGAATTAATGAATAATCTACCACAAGCTGAACAAACAGTTAAAGACATACAAAATAACTTAACTGATTTTCAAAGTTCAATTAAACCAGAAGTTGATCAAATGAAAGAAAATGTTTCTAATTTAACTAAAGAAGCAAAAGACACAGCTGATGGAATTAAAAATGAACTTTAA
- a CDS encoding peptidylprolyl isomerase PrsA has product MNKTWKKAATVLAFAGIALSATACSGGKAVVTYKGGKITESQYYDKMKESQAGQSTLASMIVSDALESQYGKDVTQKQVDKEYNKYKKQYGSQFDSVLEQNGMTASTFKDNLKTNLLTEAALKHIKKITPAQEKKAWKNYQPEVTVQHILVSKKSTAEDVIKQLQDGGDFKKLAKKYSTDTATKNDAGKLPAFDSTDSTLDSSFKTAAFKLKTGEITTTPVKTQYGYHVIKMIKHPAKGTFKEHKKQIDNQIYQSMSEDQNVMRSVIATVLKRADVSIKDKDLKNVLSQYVSSDSLSK; this is encoded by the coding sequence ATGAATAAAACATGGAAAAAAGCAGCTACTGTTCTAGCTTTTGCAGGAATTGCCTTAAGTGCTACTGCTTGTTCTGGTGGTAAAGCTGTCGTTACTTATAAGGGCGGTAAAATTACCGAATCACAATATTACGACAAGATGAAAGAATCTCAAGCCGGTCAATCAACTCTTGCCAGCATGATTGTTTCTGATGCCCTAGAAAGTCAATACGGCAAAGATGTTACTCAAAAGCAAGTTGATAAAGAATACAATAAGTACAAGAAGCAATATGGTAGTCAATTTGACTCAGTTCTTGAACAAAATGGAATGACCGCTTCTACCTTTAAAGATAACTTAAAGACTAATCTTTTAACTGAGGCTGCTTTGAAGCACATCAAGAAGATTACTCCAGCTCAAGAAAAGAAAGCTTGGAAGAATTATCAACCAGAAGTTACTGTACAACACATTCTTGTTTCAAAGAAGAGTACAGCTGAAGATGTCATCAAACAATTACAAGATGGCGGTGACTTCAAGAAACTAGCTAAGAAGTATTCTACTGATACTGCTACTAAGAACGATGCTGGTAAACTACCTGCATTTGACTCAACTGATTCTACTTTAGATTCTAGTTTCAAGACTGCCGCATTTAAGCTTAAGACTGGTGAAATCACTACTACTCCAGTTAAGACTCAATACGGCTACCACGTAATTAAAATGATTAAGCACCCTGCTAAAGGCACTTTCAAGGAACACAAGAAACAAATTGATAACCAAATCTATCAATCAATGTCTGAAGACCAAAACGTTATGAGAAGCGTAATTGCTACTGTTCTTAAGCGTGCTGATGTTTCTATTAAGGATAAAGACTTAAAGAACGTTCTTTCTCAATACGTTTCATCAGATAGTCTTTCAAAATAG
- a CDS encoding 3'-5' exoribonuclease YhaM family protein, protein MIKRLLDYNDGEDMNLVLLLKDSSLRTSKNGKQYLVLQFSDSSGTIRGNLWNASQQDADTFSPGTIVELSGRREEYQDRPQIRIYDLRVVGPNEGYDLSQFVHSAPIKQKDLEEEINKRVFEILNPTWNRIVRYLLKKWNKDFFSYPAGKSNHHAVRNGLAFHTVSMLRDAEGIANTYPQIDRSLLYAGCILHDMGKVIELSGPVATTYTTEGNLIGHLVLIDEQIMLAAHELKIDEHSEDLMLLRHLVLSHHGLPEYGAAHRPVVLEAEVLHKIDDLDATVYAITNALQQTKPGEFTETIKSQDNRRFYRPKNDDALDKAPKLE, encoded by the coding sequence ATGATAAAGAGGTTGCTTGATTATAATGACGGTGAAGACATGAATTTGGTTTTACTTTTAAAAGATTCAAGTCTTCGTACGAGTAAAAATGGCAAACAATACTTAGTTTTACAATTTAGCGATTCAAGTGGCACAATTAGAGGAAATCTTTGGAACGCTAGTCAACAGGATGCGGATACTTTTAGTCCAGGAACCATCGTGGAATTGAGTGGTAGAAGAGAAGAGTATCAAGATAGACCACAAATAAGAATTTATGATTTGCGAGTAGTGGGGCCAAATGAAGGATATGACTTAAGTCAATTTGTTCATTCAGCTCCAATTAAACAAAAAGATCTTGAAGAAGAAATTAATAAACGTGTATTTGAGATCTTAAATCCAACCTGGAATCGAATTGTCCGCTACTTACTTAAAAAATGGAATAAAGATTTTTTCTCATATCCAGCTGGTAAATCTAACCATCATGCCGTCAGAAATGGACTAGCATTCCATACTGTTTCAATGCTAAGGGATGCAGAAGGAATTGCTAATACTTATCCTCAAATTGATCGGTCACTTCTGTATGCGGGATGCATTTTACATGATATGGGAAAAGTAATTGAACTATCGGGTCCTGTAGCAACGACTTATACGACTGAAGGAAATTTGATTGGACATTTGGTTTTAATTGATGAGCAGATTATGCTAGCAGCTCATGAATTGAAAATTGATGAGCATAGTGAAGACTTAATGCTCTTGCGGCATTTAGTTTTATCACATCATGGCTTACCGGAATATGGTGCAGCTCATCGGCCAGTAGTACTAGAAGCTGAAGTTTTACATAAAATTGATGATTTAGACGCTACAGTTTATGCAATTACTAATGCTTTGCAGCAAACTAAACCAGGAGAATTTACTGAAACTATTAAGTCACAAGACAATCGTAGATTTTACAGGCCTAAAAATGATGATGCTTTAGATAAAGCACCAAAATTAGAGTAA
- a CDS encoding AAA family ATPase: MKLTQIKIIHFGKLNDVTFNLNKDLTIFLGANEAGKSTTVAFVKQVLFGFHLRTNKSPFFENYQPLDHVSPMGGSLTFEDTDGTFILSRLYAKGDPKRGVLKVSLNDQEVPESVFFDRIQNIDGSFYTDSFIFNQDMMREVNGLSQAELMEQIYFLGASQSHKLLDLRDEFSNNAQKLFKKSGRKPIVNQLINQIQEQKEVLAQTNNELNDYRELEEKLTQEKEELKKIQAELVELNKEEQKISLLMQKLTNFKQYQQLREEVQPVSFSKESYEKAQAIQSKISDLTADIKNLETQLDEIKNSSELSNKDKIQALVDHKAEVLYWESESKDLHRQIETAKKDLESYEQFQPEAVKLSKLSSETRTKIKDDYQALKSQKQENNNLPGILSLILLVAGLFSAIAINNLFVRFLGVMIALGGLGLFVWTKQTNTKKSQKDQEFIEKYGLDPNVIDLNSLWNEVVQIESKKQTLSQLDQDQASLNEKIQAFVQELYPFTQRNVQTFSDIINQLNSLQKLIDQNNLSKQHLNDVAVHLQEKKNQLAKNKIDLSNLFAASKVTDFAEFSKLKQQAEVQEQLKLKIEALQNDLQADLAQLEEIAKDPNKLTENKDQIEKQISQKQDQINDLHAENAKLENQMHVLANSDKYFAEKQKLTDLETSLGENVKEYLANLLTSNWIARGLDLASNERFPKMIEDAKKYFNLLTGGRYVDIQLDKKLKVKREDGKKFDVEYLSRGTSEQLYFALKLAFVEQVADKIALPILIDDAFVNFDAQRTNYIVKLLEELAKKTQVLIFTARQDLVASLEMEPIRIEKEQ, translated from the coding sequence ATGAAGTTAACTCAAATTAAAATTATTCACTTTGGAAAATTAAATGATGTGACTTTTAATTTGAACAAAGATTTAACGATATTTTTAGGTGCGAATGAAGCTGGAAAAAGTACAACTGTAGCCTTTGTTAAGCAAGTTCTATTTGGCTTTCACCTAAGAACTAATAAATCACCTTTCTTTGAGAATTACCAACCTTTGGATCATGTTAGTCCAATGGGTGGAAGTTTAACTTTTGAAGATACAGATGGAACCTTTATTTTAAGCCGGTTATATGCAAAAGGTGATCCAAAGAGAGGTGTATTAAAAGTTAGTTTAAACGATCAAGAAGTACCAGAGAGTGTATTTTTTGATCGTATCCAAAATATAGATGGTAGTTTTTATACTGACAGCTTTATTTTTAATCAGGATATGATGCGTGAGGTAAATGGATTATCTCAGGCCGAATTAATGGAACAAATTTACTTTTTAGGAGCATCCCAAAGTCACAAATTACTTGATTTAAGAGATGAGTTTTCAAATAATGCTCAGAAGCTTTTTAAAAAGAGTGGACGTAAGCCGATAGTTAATCAATTAATTAATCAAATTCAAGAGCAAAAAGAAGTTTTAGCCCAAACTAATAATGAACTTAATGATTATCGTGAACTTGAAGAAAAATTAACTCAAGAAAAGGAAGAGCTTAAAAAAATTCAAGCTGAACTAGTTGAATTAAATAAAGAAGAGCAAAAAATTAGTCTATTGATGCAAAAGCTAACTAATTTTAAGCAGTATCAGCAACTTAGAGAGGAAGTACAACCTGTTTCCTTTTCTAAAGAGAGTTATGAGAAAGCACAGGCTATTCAAAGTAAGATTTCGGATTTAACAGCTGATATTAAAAATTTAGAGACGCAGCTTGATGAAATTAAGAACAGTAGCGAATTATCTAACAAAGATAAAATTCAAGCATTAGTTGATCATAAGGCCGAAGTTTTATATTGGGAAAGTGAAAGTAAAGATTTGCACCGGCAAATTGAAACTGCCAAGAAAGATTTAGAGTCTTATGAACAGTTTCAGCCAGAAGCAGTTAAATTAAGCAAATTATCAAGTGAAACTCGAACAAAAATCAAAGACGATTATCAAGCTCTAAAGAGTCAAAAGCAAGAAAATAATAATTTGCCAGGAATTTTATCATTAATTTTATTAGTTGCAGGACTTTTTAGTGCAATCGCGATTAACAACTTATTTGTGCGTTTCTTGGGAGTAATGATTGCTTTAGGTGGGCTTGGACTATTTGTTTGGACAAAGCAAACTAATACTAAGAAAAGCCAAAAAGACCAAGAATTTATTGAAAAATATGGACTTGATCCTAATGTCATTGACCTAAATAGTTTGTGGAACGAAGTAGTTCAAATTGAATCTAAAAAGCAAACACTTAGTCAACTAGATCAAGATCAAGCTTCTCTGAATGAAAAGATTCAAGCTTTTGTTCAGGAGTTATATCCTTTTACTCAAAGAAATGTTCAAACATTTTCAGATATTATAAATCAGTTGAATTCGTTACAAAAATTAATTGATCAGAATAATTTGTCTAAGCAACATTTAAATGATGTGGCAGTACATTTACAAGAAAAAAAGAACCAATTAGCTAAGAATAAAATTGATCTTTCTAATTTATTTGCGGCAAGTAAAGTTACTGATTTTGCAGAATTTTCTAAGTTAAAGCAACAAGCCGAAGTACAAGAACAATTGAAGTTGAAAATTGAAGCGCTGCAAAATGATTTGCAAGCTGATCTCGCACAATTAGAAGAAATTGCAAAAGATCCAAATAAATTAACAGAGAATAAGGATCAAATAGAAAAGCAGATTTCTCAAAAGCAAGATCAAATTAATGATCTACATGCAGAGAATGCAAAACTTGAAAATCAGATGCATGTCTTAGCAAATTCTGATAAATATTTTGCTGAAAAACAAAAATTAACTGACCTAGAAACATCATTGGGTGAAAATGTTAAAGAATATTTAGCTAACTTATTAACTAGCAACTGGATCGCGCGAGGCTTAGATTTAGCCTCAAATGAGCGTTTTCCTAAGATGATTGAAGATGCGAAGAAATATTTCAATCTTTTAACTGGTGGAAGATATGTTGATATCCAATTAGATAAAAAACTTAAAGTTAAAAGAGAAGATGGTAAAAAGTTTGATGTTGAATATCTGTCTCGTGGGACAAGTGAGCAATTATATTTTGCTTTGAAATTAGCCTTTGTAGAACAAGTTGCAGATAAAATTGCGTTGCCAATTTTGATTGATGATGCTTTTGTAAACTTTGATGCACAAAGAACCAATTATATTGTCAAATTATTAGAAGAGTTGGCTAAGAAGACACAAGTTTTAATTTTTACAGCACGACAAGATTTAGTAGCTAGTCTTGAGATGGAACCAATAAGAATAGAAAAGGAACAATAA
- a CDS encoding metallophosphoesterase family protein produces MKFMHLADAHLDSPFQGLSFLPSNEFKNIKQSTQKSFTKAIDTALDRNVDLVLIAGDTFDSVHPSPQSQLFFNREIKRLTDQKIQVVMILGNHDYLNPDEMLLPQTPYFKLLGSNEEVEEFESKTKEDFPYTVVGFSYQHNHIEADKISEFPKKGDNFTIGLMHAGAKTTTNYQNVYAPFTTAEIKDLNYDYFALGHIHLRQTLSEEPLIVYSGNLQGRHINEQGSKGVYIGTVDEPTKKVSLDFIETALIIWQMATLTLDQEISQTDLTRQIVEILNKKNVQKTLFGLTIEGAQYLSEKELELVKDSDYWLQLSNSLKFDSRLVKVYLTNNEKLQLRTADTEAFDQAESETFELDKIYALANDLSKKSDYVADILKKPEFIDEVKELAKVKLGQKLKDINDEVNSN; encoded by the coding sequence ATGAAATTTATGCATTTAGCAGATGCGCACTTAGATAGTCCCTTTCAAGGACTATCTTTTTTGCCATCTAATGAATTTAAAAATATTAAACAATCTACCCAAAAGTCATTCACTAAAGCAATTGATACAGCGTTAGATAGAAATGTAGATTTAGTTTTAATTGCGGGTGATACATTTGATTCAGTTCATCCTAGCCCTCAGAGTCAACTGTTTTTTAATCGTGAAATAAAACGACTGACAGATCAAAAAATTCAAGTTGTGATGATTTTAGGAAATCATGATTATTTGAATCCGGATGAGATGTTATTACCCCAAACACCCTACTTCAAACTTTTAGGCTCTAATGAAGAAGTAGAAGAATTTGAATCTAAAACTAAAGAGGATTTTCCGTATACAGTAGTTGGATTTTCTTATCAACATAATCACATTGAAGCTGATAAGATTAGTGAATTTCCTAAAAAAGGAGATAACTTTACTATTGGTTTAATGCATGCGGGTGCTAAGACTACTACAAATTATCAGAATGTTTATGCTCCATTTACAACGGCTGAAATTAAAGATTTAAATTATGATTACTTTGCCTTGGGTCATATTCATTTACGTCAGACTTTAAGTGAAGAGCCATTAATTGTTTATAGTGGTAATCTCCAGGGGAGACATATTAACGAACAAGGTAGTAAGGGTGTATATATTGGTACAGTAGATGAACCAACTAAAAAAGTAAGTCTAGATTTTATTGAAACAGCACTAATTATTTGGCAAATGGCAACCCTAACTTTGGATCAAGAAATTTCACAAACTGATCTAACAAGACAAATAGTTGAAATTTTGAATAAGAAAAATGTGCAAAAAACTTTATTTGGCTTAACAATTGAAGGAGCCCAATATTTAAGTGAAAAGGAATTAGAATTAGTTAAGGACAGTGATTATTGGCTTCAGCTTTCTAATTCTTTAAAATTTGATTCTAGACTTGTAAAAGTTTATCTGACAAATAATGAAAAACTCCAACTTAGAACAGCCGATACAGAAGCATTTGATCAAGCTGAAAGTGAAACTTTTGAACTAGATAAGATTTATGCGTTAGCTAATGATCTAAGTAAAAAAAGTGACTATGTTGCTGATATTTTAAAGAAACCTGAATTTATTGATGAAGTAAAAGAATTAGCAAAGGTTAAATTGGGACAAAAATTAAAGGATATAAATGATGAAGTTAACTCAAATTAA
- a CDS encoding YlbF family regulator encodes MVNIYDNANQLAKDLQETEQFKDLKKSLENLKNNPESLDLYQRMDKLQQQILAAQNSGQPLSEEAQKEYQKINEEVRNNDELKDMITKEQALFQMINDVQQAMTKPIGDLYDDLKVK; translated from the coding sequence ATGGTTAATATTTACGATAACGCTAATCAATTAGCAAAGGACTTGCAAGAAACAGAACAATTCAAAGATTTGAAGAAATCTCTTGAAAATTTAAAGAACAATCCAGAAAGTTTAGACTTATACCAAAGAATGGATAAGCTTCAACAACAAATTTTAGCTGCTCAAAATTCTGGTCAACCACTTTCTGAAGAAGCACAAAAAGAATATCAAAAGATCAATGAAGAAGTTCGTAATAATGATGAATTAAAAGACATGATTACCAAGGAACAAGCTCTCTTCCAAATGATCAATGACGTTCAACAAGCTATGACTAAGCCAATCGGCGATTTATATGATGATTTAAAGGTAAAATAA
- a CDS encoding PBP1A family penicillin-binding protein codes for MHSQNHEFWHRVHLAIKNFNHRFQIWRWLILILLSCCLFVCTYYTVKVKTSNISNMKAALSTTTTIYDDKNQKAGSLYSQKGSFVELNQISPYIQDAVIATEDRTFYKNPGFSVKGMARAAISSVIHRGIVGGGSTLTQQLAKNALLTQKQTFSRKLEELFFAIEINRVYSKKDILTMYLNNAYFGNGVWGVQDAARRYFGKNASDVTVGEAATIAGMLRSPSYYNPIDHMDNAISRRNVVLGLMADTGKISKTQADNAKKTTLTLNDTFSQEDGYRYPYFFDAVVDEAIDRYGLKEEDVMNKGLKIYTTLDTGYQTALQDSFEESWNFPPNASDGTKVQGASVAMDPKTGAVRAMVGGRGQHVFRGYNRATQMKRQPGSTMKPLAVYSPALQSGYHYDSELSNKLQKFGKNGYEPKNVDNQYSNKIPMYEALAQSKNVPAVWLLDKIGVSKGVQSVENFGIHVNKSDQNLALALGGLSTGVSPLQMARAYSAFANEGNLPNQSYCITKITDASGNVIAQNKNPGNHRIISTNTAKEMTSMLLGVFTSGTGRSAQPSSFRVAGKTGSTEVPDSYGFGTKDQWIVGYTPDVVLSTWVGFDKTDQEHYMEGISETGITHLYKSELERLLPYTSQTQFKEKSAQQIAKDTGANSDWLGNLGQQVQKGINDTGSKFTEWYNNLKGLLGR; via the coding sequence ATGCATTCCCAAAATCATGAGTTTTGGCATCGCGTTCATTTAGCGATTAAAAACTTCAACCATCGTTTTCAAATTTGGCGTTGGTTAATTTTAATATTACTGTCCTGTTGTTTGTTCGTTTGTACATATTATACCGTTAAGGTAAAAACTTCGAACATCTCTAATATGAAGGCAGCACTTTCTACTACAACCACGATTTATGATGATAAAAATCAAAAGGCTGGATCTCTATACTCACAAAAGGGATCTTTTGTAGAATTGAACCAGATATCGCCTTATATTCAAGATGCTGTCATCGCTACAGAAGACCGGACTTTTTATAAAAATCCTGGTTTTAGTGTAAAGGGGATGGCAAGAGCAGCCATCAGTAGTGTAATCCATCGCGGTATTGTTGGTGGTGGATCTACATTAACTCAACAACTAGCCAAGAATGCATTACTGACGCAAAAGCAGACTTTTTCTAGAAAACTAGAAGAACTCTTTTTTGCGATCGAAATTAATCGTGTCTATTCTAAAAAAGACATCTTAACAATGTATTTGAACAATGCGTATTTCGGTAATGGTGTTTGGGGTGTTCAGGATGCAGCAAGGCGCTACTTTGGAAAAAATGCCAGTGATGTAACAGTAGGGGAAGCCGCGACAATTGCAGGTATGCTTCGTAGTCCAAGCTACTATAATCCAATTGATCATATGGATAATGCAATTTCAAGGCGAAACGTTGTTTTAGGTTTGATGGCTGATACAGGTAAGATTTCTAAGACGCAAGCTGATAATGCTAAGAAGACCACTCTTACACTTAATGATACATTTTCTCAAGAAGATGGCTATCGCTACCCTTACTTCTTTGATGCTGTTGTTGATGAAGCAATAGATCGTTATGGCTTAAAAGAAGAAGATGTGATGAATAAAGGGCTAAAAATCTACACGACTTTAGATACTGGTTATCAAACTGCCTTGCAAGATAGTTTTGAAGAAAGCTGGAATTTTCCACCAAATGCCAGTGATGGTACTAAAGTGCAAGGAGCTAGTGTTGCAATGGATCCCAAGACTGGAGCTGTTCGAGCAATGGTTGGTGGTAGAGGACAACACGTCTTTCGCGGCTATAACCGTGCTACCCAAATGAAACGTCAGCCTGGTTCGACTATGAAACCACTAGCTGTTTATTCACCAGCCTTACAGAGCGGCTATCATTATGATTCTGAACTTTCTAATAAACTACAAAAATTTGGGAAAAACGGTTATGAGCCAAAGAATGTTGACAATCAATACTCAAATAAAATTCCAATGTATGAAGCACTAGCTCAAAGTAAGAACGTACCAGCAGTATGGCTTTTAGATAAGATTGGTGTCAGCAAGGGTGTTCAATCAGTGGAAAACTTTGGCATTCACGTTAATAAGAGTGATCAAAACTTGGCATTAGCTTTAGGTGGACTTTCAACTGGAGTTTCACCATTGCAGATGGCACGAGCTTATAGTGCTTTTGCTAACGAAGGTAATTTACCAAATCAATCCTACTGTATTACTAAAATCACTGATGCTAGCGGAAATGTTATTGCTCAAAACAAGAATCCTGGCAATCACCGAATTATTTCAACTAATACTGCTAAAGAAATGACATCAATGCTTTTGGGTGTATTTACTTCAGGAACTGGTAGATCAGCTCAACCATCAAGTTTTAGAGTGGCAGGTAAGACTGGTTCAACTGAGGTACCAGATAGTTATGGATTTGGTACAAAAGACCAATGGATCGTTGGCTATACTCCAGATGTTGTTTTATCAACATGGGTAGGTTTTGATAAGACTGATCAAGAACATTATATGGAGGGTATCTCAGAAACTGGAATTACTCACTTGTATAAATCTGAATTAGAGCGGCTACTTCCATATACTTCTCAAACGCAATTTAAGGAAAAAAGCGCCCAACAGATAGCCAAAGATACAGGTGCAAATTCAGACTGGCTTGGGAATTTAGGTCAACAAGTACAAAAAGGAATCAATGATACTGGGTCTAAGTTCACCGAATGGTATAATAATCTTAAAGGACTTTTAGGTCGTTAA
- a CDS encoding RluA family pseudouridine synthase, with amino-acid sequence MTIYQYSLTYPDHLTPMSVDRLMRKLLIPRKWRHFLRSEKKVLINGKYLPLNFLVKPADKIEIQLDHVESDQQTYQPSGKLPQIVYEDNDILVINKPSGQKTHPNLNEEDTALNDCATYLGYSPFIVHRLDMLTNGLLLVAKNPAVVPILNRQLTDKTLHREYLAWISNSPQIKNIGTIDLPIGHNPNDQRKRMVREDGQKAVTHYEIIKRDKDRALVKLTLETGRTHQIRVHLAALGAPIIGDPLYNSTYQDGEQLQLTAFQLTFRKPFSFENKTVKLEKK; translated from the coding sequence ATGACTATATACCAATATTCGCTTACATATCCCGACCATTTAACGCCAATGAGTGTTGATAGGCTAATGCGTAAATTGCTTATTCCAAGAAAATGGCGACACTTTTTACGTAGTGAAAAGAAAGTATTAATTAATGGAAAATATTTACCACTTAATTTTTTAGTAAAGCCTGCAGATAAGATTGAAATTCAGCTTGATCATGTTGAAAGTGATCAACAAACTTACCAACCTAGTGGAAAATTACCTCAAATTGTCTATGAGGATAATGATATTTTAGTGATTAATAAACCATCAGGACAAAAGACACATCCTAATTTAAATGAAGAAGATACAGCCTTAAATGACTGCGCAACTTATTTAGGCTATAGTCCTTTTATTGTTCACAGATTAGATATGTTGACTAATGGTCTTTTATTAGTAGCCAAAAATCCTGCGGTCGTACCAATTTTAAACAGGCAATTAACTGATAAAACATTGCATCGAGAATATTTAGCCTGGATTTCTAACTCTCCACAAATAAAAAATATCGGTACTATTGACCTTCCAATTGGTCACAATCCCAATGATCAAAGAAAAAGAATGGTGAGAGAAGATGGACAAAAAGCAGTAACTCACTATGAAATAATAAAAAGAGATAAAGACCGAGCACTAGTAAAACTTACACTAGAAACTGGGCGAACTCATCAAATCAGAGTTCATTTAGCTGCTCTCGGTGCCCCAATAATTGGTGATCCCTTATATAATTCGACTTATCAAGATGGGGAACAATTACAGTTAACAGCCTTTCAACTTACCTTTAGAAAACCCTTTAGTTTTGAAAATAAAACGGTTAAATTAGAGAAAAAATAA